In Myripristis murdjan chromosome 5, fMyrMur1.1, whole genome shotgun sequence, the genomic stretch acatggccgccgggGGTTTTGTTCCAGCAGCTTTAAGGCCTCTGCGTTGCTATTTCTGATCCTGGAGGTCAGCGGCGGCAGAGTGGTTGAGCTGTAcggactgaactgaactaacACAGCAGCCACATGCGTGAACAGCGTTATTCCAGAGTCATGGCCTCGCGGGCGCAGGGGCTCATTTACAACCTCATTTGAATGTCACAACTGCTGACGGAGATCAGTGACGACGGCGGAGCGCCGGCCCGGCCTCGCCCTGGAATGAGCAACGTCCAGATGGAACGATAAACCATCTGAACGGCCAGCTCACCAGTTCTACCAGTTCAGAGTCTTTCTCCAACATGTTGACTGGTGGGTATTTAGTTTTCCATGTATACTGATACTGTCACACATAATGAAAATATTCCCTATTGTAAGTTGCAACTAATGACTGTTTTCACTGCTGATTAATCAagtatttctttttaattaaccatTGAGTGTGTAAAGTGTTAAAACTAATGCCAAAGTGTCAGAGTGACGTCTTTAAAATGCTTCCtttgtctgaccagcagccaaaaagaaACCCCaagtttaattaattaaataaagacATGAGAAACTAAGAGGAAGACGAGTGTCGCAGTGATCTTGatgaagctggaatcagcaaaCGCTTGGCGCATGAATTACTGAAATCACAAAAGCAATCTCTGTATCTTCTTTAAAATCACGCCTCAACGCTCACTTTTACTTTGCCACTCACGAAAGCATCAGGAAGTTTTCACTGACAGATGATGAGGTGTTTCCTGTTATTTTCTCTGTCACGGAGACAGTttgttaaccctcctgttaccccAATTTGACCTGATTCGATGTTTAACGCCTCTAAATGATTAACCAacatgattaacatctttttttggcttcatatttcatggCTTTTCCAAATTTAACAGAGACAAGAAGGTAAACATCAAACTAACACGATTTCAATGTCCTGGGCACATTTTGTACTCTTCTTGTAAGGGTCTATTTAACTCGGGGCTGTTTTATAGAACATATATgagaaacatcaacattttgcaCACGTGTTTCAGGGACTTTAACACGCCTTTTAAACTCATCAAAAAACCTGCCACCTGACACAACAGTGTGAGAGCCTCTGACAGTCAATGTGACATTGATCAGGGACGAACATGAATGTTGatgtatgttttatgaacaagttttatttaaagggctactaacatacctgacacataaactttggtgaCGATTCCTATTCTAATCATTTTTTCTAGAGGTTTAATTGCCTGGAGTCAAATTGACGTGACTTAATAGAAGCTGTGGGTAAATGTGCAGGTGACAGGGGGGTTACAGGCAGTGGTGCGGTGCCGTGCGGGGCCGTGCGGGTAAAATGGAGTCATGCGGCGGTGAGCGCTCCGGAGTCCAGGTGGACTGACGGGCTCAACTTCCTTGTTCTTTCGCCGCGGGCCAGCAGCCTCACCGCCGCTGGACTCCACACATGCCGCACCTGGCTCAACACTTTCTCACCTCGTTTGTTTTTCGTGCCGTTTTTCTTCGCCGTGATGAGCTCCTGTTCGATCTTCTTCTCCAGAAAGTCTTGTTTTTTCGCCAACATTTCCTCGGTCTCCCGGAGCCGCTGGATCGCCTCCTGGGGTGTCGGCGCTTTCCCACCCTTCGACCGGGACCCGAACAACCTTTCCAACACCGACATGTTTGTCGTTAAATGTCAACCTCACCGGCTCAGCTACGTCCACACGGGCTGTCAGGACTCAGAGTCACCGAGCAGTAAAACCGTAAGTAGCTCTGCACTTTTTTCTCAAGATATTATCGACGCCGAGCGGAGCCTCCGCTGccgctcctgctgctgctgttgttgtttttatttcttcttccgCTTTTCCGCACAGAACTCGTGATGTCATCACGTCATCACCGGTACGTGAGTCATGCGTGACgcgttcttttttttccacatcagcGCGAGAGAGATTACAAGTCATAAAGTCACCGGGTGTTAAAGAATAATCTGGATTATAAAAGCcaataaaagaaggaaagaaaggaagaaaaaaatgcaaatgcaagtAAAAATCAGGAACCGCTTTAAAGAAGAAGGGACTGAAAAGAAGTCTCCTCACTttgatgtaaaacaaacaaacaaacaaacaaacaaaaatcgacttacattcattctctacagccttacCCAAATGGTATGGCCATAACCAGCTTCATAACCTTTTTAACGTTTGATTTATAacttgtttttactttattttattgtattttattttatttgttgcctttgtgaagcactttgtaatatTGAAGTGTTTATATCAATAAAGgtggctattattattattattagtagtagtagtagtagtagtagtcattaTAATACTCATATATGACTATTAGTAGTATTAGaattagtattattattctCAACCTGGAGGGGGCTCCAGGGGGCCCCTAGAAAAAtagggaatattttaatttcactattgtGTGTACACTATAGTGAGTAGAGGTTAGCCCACTGACAGAGTGTATGAGAGGGATTATTCTGTCCATGGGTTTCACACTCTTCATCGTTAATCTGCCAGTATACAGTACAGTCAGTTACAGGACTGACTGAATGCTGGGATCCCTGAGACAACATCTTACCACACACCGGGTCCACGgcggtgtctgtctgtcaaaaataacattaaaactgCAATCTTGTGTATTTGTTCATAAATATGGAAGGAAAATGGCGATACACGTGAGGATGTTCAGCCTCTGTCACACACGGATCCTGgagaaattaccaggaaaacCTCTGAGGCTCCGCTGGTGACTTTCACTCTTCACACATGCAGCTGCATCTAACACAGTACTAcgacttctactgcagtcagataccagcagaggaacagtacttctacttctactgcagtcacataccagcagaggaacagtacttctacttctactgcagtcagataccagcagaggaacagtacttctacttctactgcagtcagataccagcagaggaacagtacttctacttaagtatcCAAAAAGTACACCCCCAGGTAACATCATGTGAGAAGCTTTGTTCTGACATGTTTTATGGCCTCACCAGTTTGAGaaaagtcattatttttttaggaaagtcattattttattttcatttttttcatgtttgattCGCCATCCTGttgaaaacactgcaggcaAACATTTCACcgtgtttttttaattaaatggtGGCTATTTAAACTTGGAACTGAAtcatatatttacataaaatatggattaaaaaaaagatatatgtttatctgtttattccCACTCTGATAAAAGTCCAGTGTCTAAGGAGAAATGACTTTAATACGGAGCAGGAAGTGCGGCTGTGTCCTcgccagccaatcagtggagggCGTCGAGAGTCCAGCCCAGCTCCCGCAGAAAACTACGTCTCCCATGATGCACCATGCCATAGGTTGGCAGCTGCAGGTGAGGCTGAGAGGAGCGCCAGCCAATCAGGCCCTGAGTTGTCTGTGGAACCACAGGGGAGGGGCTCACctggggagagacagagagagagagagagagagagagagagagagagagagagagacagacagacagagagacagagagaggttagagagaaagacagacagataaatagacagacaggcagacagggtgTTACCTGGATGTATTTCTCTGGGGGGGTCGGAGGTCGTATCTTCAGGTGAGGAGGAAGTTCAGGTTCCTTCAGCTTCACACTCTCCCTCTGTtgctgaaacacacatacaggagtgcgtgagtgtgtgtgtgtgtgtgtgtgtgtgtgtgtgtgtgtgtgcatgtgtgtgtgtgtgtgtgtgtgtgtgtgtgtgtgtgtgtacctcttgGTAGACGTCAGTCAGGAAGCCCCACTTGTCTATCCAGGCTTTAGACGAGTCCCTCTCCACCTTCACATGTGctttcctgcacacacacacacacacacacacacacacacacacacacacacacacttgattgtTGGCATTTCTGCAGATCAGCAGGACTTTGCCCCTGTAGACCGGGGGTTCGAGTCCTGTACCCGTGACTGTTTCCTAAATGTTGACATGTGATGCATTTATGgctcagaaaaataaataaataaataaaaagctattattttaatgttgtatcCAATACTGGACATTTTGTGtgggattaggattaggattggGTCGTGTCGGCGCTGAGATTTACCCTTTctgttacttttatttatttatttatttatttacttacttacttactcatttattgaagtatttatttattgtcggTTCatgcatttaatgtttttactgtaaGCTGGTCATTAATTTTATCCcaagtatttattattattaactcaGCTATTTATCTATATTTTCTAGACCGTTTTTCTTTTAACAATTTTCCGATCTACTGATTTCTTACCAACTGTTTCTAGATTTATCGACTGATTTATCTTATTTCTTTTATCttcactttgaatttttttctcatgcctCTGGTGTTTTCCTCACATACGATGGTGTTTCCtcttccttgtgtgtgtgtgtgtgtatgtaaatttTGTGTGAAGCaatttgtgttgcattttctttgtatgaagtgttatacaaataaagtctgattgattgattgattgattgattgattcacaATATCATCAGCTTGCAGGAAATGCACAGCTTGAGATTTTCACTGTCAGATAAACAAGCAACATGACAGATGACAGACAAAGTAATGAAACTCAACATAAAATATCTGTCGCCCCAAAGTGGAATCTGTGGAGTCTGGCAGCTTTTTCCTACCTGAGGTGATAAACTAATGATTTACAAGCCCAAAGATCAATATATCCTAATCAAACTTTGTATTAATCGAACATTAATAAACTTGTAACCGCCACTGTTGAAAATCAGATGACAAAAACGTGTGGAAACTGTGTGAGAGACTGTTTGGCTGCAGTGTCTCTAGCTGTCTTCCATTCTgctaatttaaagaaaaataaacattaaagggatatttcaaaataaataaatacagaaataaagacAGTGTACTTGCTGCAGAGATCCAGTTTGGATAATAACCTCAGTAAGTGAGAATATCTTTTTTTGAGGTTTGGAGTTTGGTgagaataacacacacattattcaaaaaataacaaaaagtaaAGAAGTGAGTAAAGAAGTGAGTATTTTTACCAGATGTTGTCTTTTGCCACAAAGTTGATTGGATCAGACTTTCCCTGTGAGGCTGCCATCTGTCCCGAccggagcgtgtgtgtgtctgtgtgtctgtgtgtctgtgtatgtgtgtatgtctgtgtgtctgtgtgtcttctctctctttctctgtccggCTAATGTTTCACCTGTGTGTAAGTCACACTGACAGACCTGtttactgttgccatggtgatgcaGCTCCCTGACACCTatatgtctctccctctcttgtgcGTAACCGTGGCGACGGCTGGATGGGATCACTGCAGGGTCACCGAGACTTCAGGCATCTccaagtggttttgtgtgtgtgtgtgtgtgtgtgtgtgtgtgtgtgtgtgcttctttcTCCTGCACCACGACAAAAATCTGTAATCATGTTTGAGTCGTACTTTGACTGTGATAATTTGGGAATATTAAATTGAAATcggattaaaaacaaacaaacatataaaacaaaaatgtaacatCAAAATATTTGCGTTCTTGACCtaagtgaaaaaacaacatcaaccaTTTTGGTGAAAACTTCAGTTTTATAGcatcaaaagtaaaaaaaaaaaaaaaaaaaaaaaagtggcctGTGGATTAAAGGTATTCTAAAACTCTATTAGACAGAGATTTCAGAAATGTGTAACTTGTAGTTCATCGACATGGGAATCAATGACATGTTAATATCAGAGTTTAATGTCTGATGAGCACAAACATAAATTCATCACAAAGTTGTGTAAAATGTGAACACAGCTGGTTGGCACACggtaataatatatttttacacATGTAGATATTGCTGGGGTATTTTGAgactattttgaaaaaattaaaaaactctATATATAGTTAGTTTactattatatttttatttagatttttattttgattttagaCATCTTCACTGATCACTGTTTGCTTGTATTGAttgcatcattttttattttttttttaacaatgatatTACTTTAACATCGTGCCACCAGCCCCGTATCATGTGGCAGCCGACCTTGTGATGGGGCTGGTTGgcacaaattcaaaatgtgaCTTTAATCATGAATCACCTAATTTTagaaaatattataatatatttattcataGCTGAAACCTTAACCTTTCATTTGCTGCAGGTTAAAATATTCTGACATAAATTCTGCCCGAGAAATACGGAAGAAACTTCGTCGACTGCCAGCACATCACCATAATTCATCATCTCCTGTACAGATTGTCTTATTGCCTGCATGTTctcaaacaggtaaaaaaaaaaaaaaatacctggttAGTCACACTGGcttataacattttttttacattattattataaatcaGTGATTAATCATCAATCTTGTGTCCTTCATTCGGAGTGTACTGCTTAAgaatccaaaaagtgcattttctctctaatgtaattctctctatttctctctaaTGCACATTGCTAAAAAATTTGCAGTAAAACTGCAATTAATGAAGTAATTcagtaaataattaattaattaaatactgtatgtgtttttattttgtaaaaggaAACTAACAGCTTATCTTTTTAATGtggctttttttctgaagtAATGTTATAGCCTTAGTTTTTCAGTTAATCATTGGTTTtcatatatctttttttatccttggatttattttattttatttacttttatttatttatttctatagcttttattgttgtaatttttagtcaatcataatttttattgttgtctattgcttttattttttgcctgtgTTCTTTTAATCATGCAATAAGAAGCACGTTGGGCTTCATATTTTCAATGAAAAGTGCtattaaataaagtttatgagGCTCATTGTAAAAGACAAATTCCCCTCAATAAAggtcttcattcattcattcattcattcattcattcattcattcagtagTTGTGGTGGCTGGTGAATGTCAGTTTTAACACAAACTGtgagtgttttgttgtgtgtgagtgagcagaGGAGGCGGCGCAGTCccaccagcagccagcagggggcggtaAGCGCCTCAACATGCTCTGCCAGTGTGGGCCAGACACAGATGTAGGCGTCTGTCTGGgcctgatgacatcatcaaagtGCATCAGCAGGGTGCGAGGGTGTGCAAAGAGGGAGTTGGGCGAGTTAAGTCGTagcatgaaggtgtgtgtttgtgtgtgtgtgtgtgtgtgtgtgagtgtgagggagaacgagagatgaaagagaaggCAGGAAGtgcagtttggtgtgtgtgtgtgtgtgtgtgtgtgtgtgtgtgtgtgtttgagggagaaacagagagagagagtgggataaaagaggagacaggagaggtgggctgtttttctgtgtgtgtgtgtgtgcgcgcgcgcgcgtgtgtgtgtatgtgtgtgtgtaagccagacagaatgagagagagagatataacGGTACAACAGACAGGCTGGTTTGTGtgactttatatatatatgtgtgtgtgtgtgtgtgtgtgtgtgtgtgtgtgtgtgtgtgtgtgtctgagtatgtgtgtgtgtgtgtgtgtgtgtgagagagagagagagagagagagatagagggaaagagatagtggtgacagacacacaaatgcacatgctatggatgttttatttcaatccacaaaattaaaaatagcagacaagctggcacacacacacacacacacacacacgcacacacacacaaatcaagaaatcaagtgtgattggttgattggttTACAACGGCCATATATGGAAGATTCAGCATTTGTGATCACGTCAGTATTTGTAATCCCTTATGATTAAtaatacgcacacacacacacacacacacacacacacacacacactctgtggccTCGTTCACACTGACAgtagttggtgtgtgtgtgtgtgtgtgtgtgtgtgtgtgtgtgtgtgtgtgtgtgtgtgctgaagttTGCTGAAGCTCGATTCGTTAAGTGTTTGTCTCTCAGTCGCCGGGTTCACTCACTCAGCatgcaggcctgtgtgtgtgtgagcaggaagcagagctctgattggtccataaTCTGCCCGTCAGTCAATatgacagtcagtcagtgaacCTGTTTGTTCCTCCATGACTTTCCAAAGTGGGTTCTGGAAGAATCTTCCCGGCTACTTTAGATAAAAACCCAACAGCCTCCAGTACAAATGATGTCTGTGACTCTATGTGTTTTATCCCAAATTAATGAATTCACACATGATACTGAGGAGGGAAATCAGGGTTAGTGCATTGAAACTACAATAAAATCGCCTGTTTTTGCGCCAAACTTTGCGTTTGGTTTTGCTGTTTGGAACATccccttaaccctataaagcctgaactatgaaagaattggcagaaaattccaattttttgaaattgaaccctttatttagtcctataacaaaatatatattaaaaaacaaaattcaaaaaatatgttattacacgacctttctggtgtatgatatatgacagtacttgaagtgccaatggtttggtccagggtgaacagggaaagtgtcc encodes the following:
- the LOC115359088 gene encoding uncharacterized protein C20orf85-like — its product is MAASQGKSDPINFVAKDNIWKAHVKVERDSSKAWIDKWGFLTDVYQEQQRESVKLKEPELPPHLKIRPPTPPEKYIQVSPSPVVPQTTQGLIGWRSSQPHLQLPTYGMVHHGRRSFLRELGWTLDALH